In one Gemmatimonadota bacterium genomic region, the following are encoded:
- a CDS encoding sigma-54 dependent transcriptional regulator: protein MTPTAPTRAPSVLIIDDEQGILDVIRILLTNNGFVAHTAQGGRAGIEQIGAIEPDIVISDIRMPDVGGADVLSAARTANPETPVILMTAQATLQSAMHAVNEGAFYYIQKPFRNDELLAIVHRAAEHRALRVENRTLRQEIRKRDRENSPIGQSANWLSVLQLAATVAPTDSTVLLQGESGTGKEVVARYIHEMSGRTGKPFLSVNCGALPESLLESELFGHVKGSFTGAVKDKTGLIAAAMGGTFFLDEVGEMTPATQVKLLRTLQQREVLPVGATEAIPVDARVIAATNRDLERDVKTGQFRSDLYYRLNVIAIHLPPLRQRREDIPLLVEAFLMRAKDPNKSVSAEAMSAMCEYDWPGNVRELENALERASIVTSGPVIMPDALPERVTSKSGEHLVRDAERLDPTLDVIERAYIKWVLETNGGNKTRAAEVLGIDPSTLHRKLQKMEGSA from the coding sequence ATGACACCCACTGCGCCCACAAGAGCACCCAGTGTACTGATCATCGACGATGAACAGGGTATCCTGGACGTCATTCGAATCCTGCTCACCAACAACGGCTTCGTGGCGCACACCGCTCAGGGCGGGCGGGCCGGGATCGAGCAGATCGGGGCGATCGAGCCCGACATCGTCATCAGCGACATACGCATGCCGGATGTGGGTGGTGCGGATGTGCTGTCCGCCGCACGTACTGCCAATCCCGAAACACCGGTGATTCTCATGACCGCGCAGGCGACGCTGCAGTCCGCCATGCACGCGGTGAACGAGGGCGCCTTCTATTACATACAGAAGCCGTTCCGCAACGATGAGCTCCTGGCCATCGTGCATCGAGCTGCCGAACACCGTGCCCTGCGTGTGGAGAACCGCACCCTGCGACAGGAGATTCGCAAGCGCGATCGGGAGAATTCACCCATCGGGCAGAGTGCCAACTGGTTATCCGTGCTTCAGCTCGCCGCGACCGTCGCACCCACCGATTCGACGGTGCTGCTGCAAGGTGAATCCGGTACCGGCAAGGAAGTTGTCGCACGCTACATCCACGAGATGTCCGGCCGCACTGGCAAGCCGTTCCTCTCCGTAAACTGCGGTGCGCTGCCGGAGAGTCTGCTTGAGAGCGAGCTGTTCGGACACGTGAAGGGATCCTTCACCGGCGCGGTGAAGGATAAGACTGGCCTCATCGCAGCGGCGATGGGTGGCACGTTCTTTCTCGATGAAGTCGGCGAGATGACGCCGGCGACTCAGGTGAAGCTCCTGCGTACGCTGCAACAGCGTGAAGTGCTCCCTGTCGGCGCAACCGAGGCGATTCCCGTCGATGCGCGCGTCATAGCAGCCACCAACCGCGATCTGGAGCGCGACGTGAAGACCGGGCAGTTTCGAAGCGATTTGTATTACAGACTCAACGTGATTGCGATTCATCTTCCGCCGTTGCGTCAGAGAAGGGAAGACATCCCGCTGCTGGTGGAAGCCTTTCTCATGCGCGCCAAGGATCCCAACAAGTCTGTAAGCGCCGAAGCGATGAGCGCGATGTGCGAGTACGACTGGCCGGGAAACGTGCGCGAGCTGGAGAACGCACTGGAGCGAGCGTCGATCGTTACGAGCGGTCCTGTGATCATGCCGGACGCGTTACCCGAGCGCGTTACGAGCAAGTCCGGCGAGCATCTGGTACGGGACGCCGAGCGGCTCGATCCGACGCTGGACGTGATCGAGCGTGCCTACATCAAGTGGGTGCTTGAGACCAACGGCGGTAACAAGACGCGGGCCGCCGAGGTGCTGGGGATCGATCCGTCCACGCTGCACCGGAAGCTTCAGAAGATGGAGGGCTCGGCATAG
- a CDS encoding ATP-binding protein, protein MQYRTPQSVAAISRSRPPQLPARRILWWLYVARLAAAGSVYIAAVYSWQYASRADTLLASLIFAAAMLFTGLSALYTHVYRRSIAIAVLYSQAIFDVLLVTAMVHLTWQSTSSQFAPLYILVIAISALLLPARGVTLISALAILLYAGEGVLIQGDTVGIGVFLQLAIFAVVALGSGYIASRLRAQSAGSEAMAEELARFRLHQGEVERLHLRAERLEAVAELGASMAHEIKNPLASIRSAVEQLGLSAQTSSDDRVLTSLVVRESDRLARLLTGFLDFARVDVPFTRRLDLLSVVRNAAELASSHPSRPQGTRIECDFARTSMEVSGDEDMLHRAFFNLVLNALQASPDDGVVRIEAATLLPQQLDWRAAAFESGAIAVRVIDSGPGITDAARPKLFHPFFTTKPGGSGLGLAIVHRAVEAHHGVVVVDSDARGSRFTVLFPRT, encoded by the coding sequence ATGCAATACCGCACTCCGCAATCAGTCGCTGCGATATCGAGGTCGCGCCCGCCACAGCTCCCCGCTCGCCGGATCCTCTGGTGGCTATATGTCGCGCGCCTGGCCGCGGCGGGCTCTGTCTACATCGCTGCCGTTTATTCGTGGCAGTACGCCTCCCGCGCCGATACGCTGTTGGCGTCGCTGATCTTCGCCGCCGCAATGCTGTTTACGGGGCTGTCCGCTCTGTACACCCATGTCTATCGCCGCTCGATAGCGATCGCTGTTCTCTATTCCCAGGCCATCTTCGACGTCCTGCTCGTCACCGCGATGGTGCACCTGACGTGGCAATCGACCTCGTCTCAATTTGCCCCTCTCTACATCCTCGTCATCGCCATAAGTGCGCTGCTCCTGCCAGCGCGCGGCGTCACACTGATCTCGGCACTCGCGATCCTGCTGTACGCAGGAGAGGGAGTTCTGATTCAGGGCGACACGGTGGGAATCGGCGTCTTCCTTCAGTTGGCCATATTCGCCGTCGTCGCGCTCGGGAGCGGGTACATCGCCTCCCGTTTACGCGCTCAGAGCGCCGGCAGTGAAGCCATGGCCGAAGAGCTCGCTCGCTTCCGTCTGCATCAGGGTGAAGTCGAGCGGCTTCATCTGCGCGCAGAGCGTCTGGAAGCGGTCGCCGAGCTCGGCGCTTCGATGGCACATGAGATAAAGAATCCGCTCGCTTCGATCAGAAGCGCGGTCGAGCAGTTGGGATTGTCCGCCCAGACCTCCAGCGACGACCGTGTTCTCACATCGCTCGTGGTGCGCGAGTCCGACCGACTCGCCCGGCTGCTTACCGGGTTCCTCGATTTCGCCCGCGTCGACGTCCCGTTCACGCGTCGCCTCGATCTGCTGAGTGTCGTGCGCAACGCCGCCGAGCTGGCATCGTCTCATCCGTCACGCCCCCAGGGAACGCGGATCGAGTGCGATTTCGCTCGTACCTCGATGGAAGTAAGTGGCGACGAGGACATGCTGCACCGCGCCTTCTTCAACCTGGTGCTGAACGCCTTGCAGGCATCGCCCGATGATGGAGTCGTGCGGATCGAAGCCGCGACACTGCTTCCCCAGCAGCTCGATTGGCGCGCCGCTGCTTTCGAGAGCGGCGCGATCGCCGTGCGTGTCATCGATTCGGGTCCTGGAATCACGGACGCTGCGCGTCCCAAGCTGTTCCATCCGTTCTTTACCACCAAGCCGGGGGGAAGCGGGCTCGGGCTCGCAATCGTGCATCGTGCCGTTGAGGCACATCACGGAGTCGTAGTGGTCGACAGCGATGCTCGCGGATCACGGTTCACCGTCCTATTCCCACGCACATGA